TAATTTGACAATTGGATCAAGAGGAGCACCAGTAGTTGCACTTGCTTGTAAAATGGTTGGTGGTGGCAGTGATGGCTCACTTGATCTTTGTGCAAGAGTCTGCATAATTGATGAGCATGAGAACATCATCTTTCATTCTTATGTCAAACCACCATTTCCAGTCACTAATTATAGGTTCGTATTATTAATCACTTTAGTAACTTCCATTATTACGTCCAACCAGCTTCTCAAGTGATTAGCTCATTTGTTCGCGTAATTAAGTATTAGAATTTGAATTCCATCTTGTGTATGCAACAATCTTTATTGGCCaacaataaattcttaaatgaaTTAGTATTTAGTTTGCCGAATAGTTGAAAGATATCCAgggaaacaaaagaaaaaaattttcattaggTCTTGGTTAAACTGTTAATGATTTTgattgaaaaggaaaagaaggaatTATGATTAATGCAGATTATGATTGATGAACAGGTACGAGACAACAGGTATTAGAGCAGAATATTTGAGGGATGCAATACCAATGAGGCAAGTTCAGAGGAAGATTCAAGACTTCCTTTGCAATGGAGAGCCCATGTGGACAATTAGAGCAAGAGGTGGCAAGGCCAGGATTCTTGTTGGTCATGGTTTGGATCATGACCTAGAATGTCTCCAAATAGAATATCGACCAGAAAAGATAAGGTAATTAATATTAACAagcataaaatattaaatatacatctttatttttataatttattttatgttataaaaaataaatttcatattttcttttatttttaatcaattatttcaatataaaaattgaaagttTTGTGCATATAAAATATACACATCAAATagtgtatataatatttttctttaataaatttaattcaatattatTAGACACACATAACATGAAACTATGTATAGATTCACAATACACTTTATAATAAGAAGAATAGATATAGGTACCACAATATTTTATATTGTAGTATAATTGCATCAGTATCCAGAATTTAAAACGTGTCAAATTTGTGTGTCAACAGGGACACTGCAAAATACCCTCCTCTGATGAAAACAAGCAAGTTGAGCAACTCACTTAAATACTTAACACAAACATATCTAGGGTAAGTAACAATCtcaaaaaggaaaggaaagacagTACATGTGAAACATCAATGTTAATAAGGGTACTTTTTTGCAGGTATGACATTCAAACTGGGATACAGGATCCTTATGATGATTGTGTTGCAACAATGAGACTCTACAAGAGAATGAGGTCCCAGGCACATAGAATGGAGGATTACCCTTTGGCATCTGACCCTCAGAACAGAAACAATTTTGCTTCTTGGAGACAAAGTGAGCTTGAAAGAATGAGTCCTGAACAAATGCTTGAAATTTCAAGGTCTGATTACTATTGCTGGTGCATGGATTCCTTATATACCTCATGAATCTGATGATGGGTCCTACCAGTATAtctcattttatttaatttctactAATTTAAGAACAACAAATAAAGTATACTATATATGTTTCGGTTATTAGTTTTGAATAGTAGGTTTATATCATATATAGCTTGCACTACTCAATATAGTAGCTAGATATATATGTGTATGTATGATATATTTCAATGTGTTATTGTTGAGTATTATAATTTTACCTATACTATTAATAAATGATGAGATTGTCTTTTATTTTGGTgtacaaatttttcttttcaattttgctgttaaattaaaatttcaaagtaAACAAACAATAAAATAGTATGCTTGTAATTACAATATATGTTTCAATAATCCATACTACGAAGAAGAGAGTAGTGTTTATTTGCGGTTGTTCATATTCTACTCTTAGATCATTAATCGCCTTTAccttttaatttacttttcattttagTTGTTAATATTACTCTTCTTTACTTCACTTTTTCaatcttcttcctcctcttgcttctttttttttttttttcttgtttggaATTATCACTTAACCTATGTGAACCAAAGGAAGAACAAGATCAAGCAAACAAACCAAAGTTTTGATATAAAGTCTAATAAcatcaatcaatatcatacCTAAGTCACATTTAGACTTACgccaatatatatattatttaattttttacccaaataaaataaaattcttattaacaGATTGTCCTAAACCATttctcattatatatttattctctttatttcatgtaaataaaatcattattacaggatatatatatatagggttCTACGATTTGTAAACATAAATCATTGTTCCTGCAGCAATTTTGCAATATAGTTTGCCATTATCAAATTATTACTCTCTAGCTACCAAGATGTAGTAAGCGCATGCCCACAAAACACGAAATCGTTTGACCCAACCATAATTTACTAAGGTCTAGgtaaaaaaacactaaatttATACATCCTATAACGATTTATCATGTAGGAGataaaacacaagaaaatgCCATGGTTTAATAGGCACTTGATAGGAATAAATCACCAAGATACCACAAATAATTTGGTAGTGCATATTAAGGGTCTAAAATCATTTTCCTCTAAACAATTTCGCAAGAACCACCCAAATCTCCTATTGACCGGCATTTGTACGTTGCGACTAAGGAGAAAGGAAAAAGAGTGTAGTGATGAATGAGTTAGATCGTTTGTACCAATTAAATGGCATTGTTTATGTGGCAAAACTTATAAACAAAGAGGTtagttgaataattttttattggaaaaatatagaaaaacaaCTTTTTTACAAGTCAACATAAGTAGTTCTATTATAagttaactttttatttattattattattattattattattattattattattattattattattattattattattattattattattattattattattattattattattattattattattattattattattattattattattattattattattattattattattattattattattattattattattattaatcaatAACAANNNNNNNNNNNNNNNNNNNNNNNNNNNNNNNNNNNNNNNNNNNNNNNNNNNNNNNNNNNNNNNNNNNNNNNNNNNNNNNNNNNNNNNNNNNNNNNNNNNNNNNNNNNNNNNNNNNNNNNNNNNNNNNNNNNNNNNNNNNNNNNNNNNNNNNNNNNNNNNNNNNNNNNNNNNNNNNNNNNNNNNNNNNNNNNNNNNNNNNNNNNNNNNNNNNNNNNNNNNNNNNNNNNNNNNNNNNNNNNNNNNNNNNNNNNNNNNNNNNNNNNNNNNNNNNNNNNNNNNNNNNNNNNNNNNNNNNNNNNNNNNNNNNNNNNNNNNNNNNNNNNNNNNNNNNNNNNNNNNNNNNNNNNNNNNNNNNNNNNNNNNNNNNNNNNNNNNNNNNNNNNNNNNNNNNNNNNNNNNNNNNNNNNNNNNNNNNNNNNNNNNNNNNNNNNNNNNNNNNNNNNNNNNNNNNNNNNNNNNNNNNNNNNNNNNNNNNNNNNNNNNNNNNNNNNNNNNNNNNNNNNNNNNNNNNNNNNNNNNNNNNNNNNNNNNNNNNNNNNNNNNNNNNNNNNNNNNNNNNNNNNNNNNNNNNNNNNNNNNNNNNNNNNNNNNNNNNNNNNNNNNNNNNNNNNNNNNNNNNNNNNNNNNNNNNNNNNNNNNNNNNNNNNNNNNNNNNNNNNNNNNNNNNNNNNNNNNNNNNNNNNNNNNNNNNNNNNNNNNNNNNNNNNNNNNNNNNNNNNNNNNNNNNNNNNNNNNNNNNNNNNNNNNNNNNNNNNNNNNNNNNNNNNNNNNNNNNNNNNNNNNNNNNNNNNNNNNNNNNNNNNNNNNNNNNNNNNNNNNNNNNNNNNNNNNNNNNNNNNNNNNNNNNNNNNNNNNNNNNNNNNNNNNNNNNNNNNNNNNNNNNNNNNNNNNNNNNNNNNNNNNNNNNNNNNNNNNNNNNNNNNNNNNNNNNNNNNNNNNNNNNNNNNNNNNNNNNNNNNNNNNNNNNNNNNNNNNNNNNNNNNNNNNNNNNNNNNNNNNNNNNNNNNNNNNNNNNNNNNNNNNNNNNNNNNNNNNNNNNNNNNNNNNNNNNNNNNNNNNNNNNNNNNNNNNNNNNNNNNNNNNNNNNNNNNNNNNNNNNNNNNNNNNNNNNNNNNNNNNNNNNNNNNNNNNNNNNNNNNNNNNNNNNNNNNNNNNNNNNNNNNNNNNNNNNNNNNNNNNNNNNNNNNNNNNNNNNNNNNNNNNNNNNNNNNNNNNNNNNNNNNNNNNNNNNNNNNNNNNNNNNNNNNNNNNNNNNNNNNNNNNNNNNNNNNNNNNNNNNNNNNNNNNNNNNNNNNNNNNNNNNNNNNNNNNNNNNNNNNNNNNNNNNNNNNNNNNNNNNNNNNNNNNNNNNNNNNNNNNNNNNNNNNNNNNNNNNNNNNNNNNNNNNNNNNNNNNNNNNNNNNNNNNNNNNNNNNNNNNNNNNNNNNNNNNNNNNNNNNNNNNNNNNNNNNNNNNNNNNNNNNNNNNNNNNNNNNNTTAATTCAAGTGATAAACGGCtaaaattaagttatttttgtttagAGACTCACCCATCATAACTAGATACGCAACCCGGGTTGAATCCGGATTAATCATACAGGACgggataaataaatatatatatatatatatatataggtgagGTCTCTGGTGGCCTAAATAGGTGGTTAAGTATGGCCAAAAGATTGACTAACCTTTTAATAGATGACACATGGCAAAGAATTTATTCATCATACATTTAAAGAGAATGTTGAGTGTAGTAAGTGCCATAAATTACTGATGGCAAAAAGGGAAATGCAATGCAAAAAACTGTTTTTGTCTTTTGGACCTTAtaataattaaaccaaaaaaactcttgctacttttaatttaaaaaaaaatgatgataataaaaaagagagatagttcacaaaaaagaaaaaaaaaacatataagatgatgaattacttttttttaaatatattatatttgtgaaatatactaatttaattatacatttttattcatttaaaaataattttatctatccataataaatttaaatgttactaagatttattttttatattattatattataattatttgaaaataaaaagattagaatatattaaaaaattataccttCGTAGCTTTTtgttatcaattattttaattttttttctttttgttttgttttataatttcgtccactttcaattttttttcaatgtaaTTATTGCtcttgaaaaattattttaaaaacaaaaacattaatatcttaaatatgtaatatatattcgatttgtttcttttatctggccagtttaatatttttttaaagtattacctaaaactaaaaaaataaatacttatatgtagttatttttctataaaattaatagttgaaAGCTAttacataataatttattcaaaattttaaatatatcaaattatctaaaataACTATTAATTACATGTAAGTATTAATTTTTCAAGAGCAACAACTacattggaaaaaaaattaaaagcagacgaaattataaaacaaaacaaaaaaaattaaaataattgataacaAAAAGCTACGaaggtataatttttttaatatattttaatctttttattttcaaataattataacataataatataaaaaataaatcttagtaacatttaaatttattatgaatagataaaactatttttaaatgaataaaaatgtgtaattaaattagtatatttcacaaatataatatatttaaaaaaaagtaatttatcatcttatatgttttttttttcttttttgtgaactatctctcttttttattatcatcatttttttttaaattaaaagtagcaagagtttttttggtttaattattaTAAGGTCCAAAAGACAAAAACAGTTTTTTGCATTGCATTTCCCTTTTTGCNNNNNNNNNNNNNNNNNNNNNNNNNNNNNNNNNNNNNNNNNNNNNNNNNNNNNNNNNNNNNNNNNNNNNNNNNNNNNNNNNNNNNNNNNNNNNNNNNNNNNNNNNNNNNNNNNNNNNNNNNNNNNNNNNNNNNNNNNNNNNNNNNNNNNNNNNNNNNNNNNNNNNNNNNNNNNNNNNNNNNNNNNNNNNNNNNNNNNNNNNNNNNNNNNNNNNNNNNNNNNAAGCCTCACCTACGGCATCATAGACTACATCGAACTTTCCAGGAAGATCTTCAAAGTTCTGTTTTGTATAATCAATTGGCATGTCAACTCCTAACTTCTTCAGCAATTCCAGTTTTCCAGTGCTAGCTGTAGCTGCTACCACGGAAGCACCAAAAACATGTTTCGCAACCTGTCTTTGCCAAATATACGATgggtaagtcaagtcaaattctACCATGTCATCAGCTCTATCAATTAAAATTCtcttaactttaattttcaactAAACATACATGGCATGAGAGGCAAAAACAGAAACATTGTAAGCATATTAGTCAATTATTGTGCAGTCATCACCCATcggctaatttttttggatatgcAGATTCTGTCACTACaataatatagattattttttagggttataatgtgtaaaagaaaattaaaatttgtcaaaaaaaacaaatttgacactattttaactatgaaaatatgttaataaaagttttgtcaaaaatagtatttttaacatataagcgattgtgaaaaaaatttaaatcttattttgataaatattggctgtcaaaaataatttgttagaaaattttgagaacatattttctgtgatacttattaattgtcaaaaatact
This portion of the Arachis duranensis cultivar V14167 chromosome 6, aradu.V14167.gnm2.J7QH, whole genome shotgun sequence genome encodes:
- the LOC107494964 gene encoding LOW QUALITY PROTEIN: uncharacterized protein LOC107494964 (The sequence of the model RefSeq protein was modified relative to this genomic sequence to represent the inferred CDS: substituted 1 base at 1 genomic stop codon), yielding MDYSRIIESSETHRNKCAACFRQFNKLEHLVEHMRISYHSGHEPTCAICRKHCRSFESLREHLIGNIXIHNNCKFCLKVFDSPNSRRVHQEKCQLSGLTGMIGRFSSMGLRDNLTIGSRGAPVVALACKMVGGGSDGSLDLCARVCIIDEHENIIFHSYVKPPFPVTNYRYETTGIRAEYLRDAIPMRQVQRKIQDFLCNGEPMWTIRARGGKARILVGHGLDHDLECLQIEYRPEKIRDTAKYPPLMKTSKLSNSLKYLTQTYLGYDIQTGIQDPYDDCVATMRLYKRMRSQAHRMEDYPLASDPQNRNNFASWRQSELERMSPEQMLEISRSDYYCWCMDSLYTS